GACACGACTGTAAGACGGCTGGCTACACGGCGAGAAACGGGGACGGGCTGCCAGTGCGGCAATCGCAATCTAATCGAAACTCACAACGCGTGTGAAATTGTTTGGCCGGAATGATCATGGGACCAAATGATTATCGGCAATCaagcaatttcattttgcacaGCAACCACCTTTTACTTgctgcttaaatatatattatgaaattcaatttaaggAATGGCTCCTGAATAATACTTATGATCGCATTAATTAGGTTTCCATTTTGGCACAATCTGGgtagaaattaaaatgaattgaGCTATTATCTATAATTCTACGTGTAAAACTGCAACAAAGGCTGTTGCAATCTTATCAAAATTCCCAACATACCAGACCCACCCAACATAATCGTATCTATAATGGACTATTTAATCTGTATTTTCTTAATGCTATTACGTTTAATCCAACAAAGATTTCCCGATCTTAGGCTGAGAACTTCTGGTGTGAACTTGAGCTTTATAATACCTATTTATATCGTTTGTAGTATACTGTCCAGGGGACTTGCATGTTCAATGAATGCAGGCTGGTCTTATCTTATCGCCTTtattttctcgctgtgcagcGAACACAAATACGCCACCTGTTGCTGATGCAACAAGGTCGTCCGGTGTTATCATCGCCCGTCTTATCGCAGCAACACGCCCCCGTAACGGAGGCTCGTCCTATTCCCATTCCTATTCCCAATCCCCTTTTCATCCACATTGCTTAATTAACTTATTTGACATTTCATTTACTCGCAGGCGCAATAAGTTTAATTGGGCAACACGACAATCAATTGCAAatgccaagtgccaagtgccGCGAGTGCCGCTGCCAGGTCATAAATCGTCGCAATCCGCATTCAATCTATTTAATTGTCGCCGCTGACGCACGGTCACAGGTAGGCCATAGCCGATGATAAGTGGATGCGTCAATCTGGAATCTGGAGCGGATGGGGCACTTCCGAGCCAGCCGCTAGTAACGGTAACGCACCTTTTGGGCCACGACAACTATCCAAACATCCAGGCATCCGAACATCCAATCATCCGACCAAGTCTAAGGTCAAGAACTCTAACAAATGGGTTCCTGATAACGAGAGCACTCGAAGTTTTAATCGCTGGACATGAACGGATAGCTACCACATTTGGATGTGCCGACATCATGCCCCTAAAAATGGGTAACCTAACGGCAATTTCGAAATGGAAAGCAATCGAAATGGCGAcacgtatctgtatctcgaCCAGGGCATTTCATGCCCGCGGCAAACGCATTCCAAACTCTTTCATAccattccattcgatttgtattttttcggCATTTCGCGGGCTGATGAAATATAAACGGGGTAACAACAAGAAGTGAGAACAGAAGAGCGGCCATAAATAAGCGCTTTGatcggattcggatttttggcaaatactGCGCTctgcttttaatttgtatgcataaataataattatgagTGTTTCCCGGAATCATTTGCAAAAGGGTTGCAGTATTGGATCATCATCGATCGAtggatcgatcgatcgatcgattggCTAAACTAGGGTTCTGGGAATGCATGTGGGCGTCATCGAGCTGACTCAGTATGGGTTCTTCTGTTGCTCCTGGCTTCCCAGGAGCAAGCCATTCCCCGAGTCCGGCAGAGATAAGCGCCTTTGAAGTACGAAtacaaaaagatacaaatggTATCGGgcgcatttcatttcaaatccAATACAGCTGCTCAACTGGAAGCCGGCCTTATTGAATCTAATCATCTAAAAATGATATGAAAttatgttataaatattttatgacccccagcagcaacaataacaacaataacaacaatggaTGGGGCCAATcaagcgacaacaacagcagcaaccacatAAATATCACGTATTTTAACGCTGTTTTCGGATCGTTTTCTCATTCTTTTCtgtatttttgtatctttttttggTGTTCGTTTGTGGCGGCTTTTGCTGTTAATCATTTTGTGGTCTCcaccattgttgttgctgttgttgttgttgttgttgttgttgttgccggtATCGTCGAGTTAATCTTGTTAAAACAAACCGTTTCAATAAATACAGCgataatgcaattttaatgccaTTAAGATGAGCACCAATTATGGCCAGCACCAGAGAATCAACTATGGCCAGCTGCCCCTTGTGCTCCCCGCGATCCTTTTGGgcccatttcatttcatcttTGGCCGCAGAATCATTTGCGAATCCTTAAAGCGGCGACGGCAAAAGTTTTACATCCCAACCCACATGATTATCGGGCGATATCCTAACTTCATGAAGGGTATAACCCATGGAGAGATTCAGTTTGAGCTTACAATCTATTAAAAGGTAAAttcaataatatattatttaattcatgTTTCTTTATAGTTTCAAGGttgttatataaatttatactATATTTAGGTATGTTTTCTGTGCATGAAATGTATCTAGCACAATATAAAAGTAAATCCCTTTTAAATTGGGTAATTactaaaatgtaaatgtccatttactttatttattttgtaaattaacttaaatgcaattttatttataaaatttagaATAGGTGTTAATACCATTTAACTAGagattatttatattaaaaacttgAATAGTAACAATATAATTTGAAGACCTTGTGGCAGGACATTCAGCAGTCGGCGCGTCAGCTGGAACGCACTTCCTCCTGACTTCGCCCCATCCTGCTGCGTCTCTGGACTGGTGGCGGCTTGATGGGGGTTTTCGGGGACTTGGGGAAGCGTGGTTGGAGTGGAGCACGGGGGGATCGTGGCTGAGGTCTGGGGGCTTGGGGGATCGCCTGGGATCGCTGCCATATCCATCTCTGGTGCGTCTTGTGCGCAGGCCGCGCTTAATCCGCTGGCCGAGTTTGACAGACTCCGCGAGGGGGCGGTGGGGGCAGCggattgttttttattgtttatttaacatttctgCGCTTTTATTTTGCGCTGTCCGCGCTCCACCGCCCCGCCACCGCTCCCCTCCGCTCACTTCCCCGCCAGTGTTTGTCCATCGAACGGATCGCCGGTCtcgctttgttgttgctgttcctTGCATTTTCATTGTTCTTTATGATGctcatttaaaattcaagcTTTGTTTCATTAAGAAACACGTTcgtcccagtcccagtcgcAGGCCCCAGTTCCCAGTTGCCCCGATCTCCTGCTCCCCTCCTGGAATCATTTCTCCCTCCCATCCCCATACCCATCCTcattctcctcctcctccagttcACCGATCTTGGCCATTCCTGGGCCAGCGCCAATTTCGACATTAACGCCGCCGACGGCGCTACGCAGCTTGTTAACGTTTTTTAATGCCCCGATTCAAAGGTTAACAATcagactgcgactgcgactgggaatgggaatggtaCTGCGAATGGatatgggcatgggcatgggcatgtgTATGGGATGTGGAGCGGAGGACGGCGGAGGCCATTGATAAGCCGGCGCTCATTAAAGATGCCAGGAATTTTCACAGCTCTCCGGCGAAACAAGCCACCCGCCCTCCTTCTCTCATTCCGTGCTAATCCCGCGAGCGTGTCAAAGGGCCCTCGACTCCTGCCCTCGTCCTCAGCCTCAACCTCATCCTCATGCCACAAAATGTGCGATCCTTACAGCTGCATCCTTGCCGTTCCTTCTTTCCTTTATTCGATCCTCTGGCAGCTGAAACACCGTGGAGGTCGAACGAAAATGATTTGTACAATTTTGTAGTACATAATTGATTTCGTTGAGTGGACGAGATTGGAATCAACAACTAgggattcggattgggatcgggatcgaGGGCGTTTACCATCATCCACCAACGCCGGTGGTCAAAGTTCGAGTGGATCTGGAGCAAGGCACCTGTTATAACTGGCCATAACTACTACGATCACCCAATCTGCGCCAGTCTAATAGCTCAATTCGCAGTgccataaaagccaaaagacCAAGACAGGCCAGAACAGACGACCAGCTTTggatccatccatccatcttgGACACTTGGACTCTCAGGGCGAGTcgtaaaaataaaagtcaTTGACTCAATTTTGGAAATGCCTCACACACGACGAAAGCGAACATCTCCCCCCTTCAGCCAACTCACCCCCTTGGCCGAAATAAAAAAGGGGCAGAAAGCAGAAGGGGGGCGTGCCAGCAGGCGCTTGTGATTATCCTTTCGCACGTTCGGCGTTGCTtaacaaatcataaatatggCCCGGGCTCTGTTATTGATGGTGGTCGCTGGACGCAAAGGGAAAAAACCACAAAGCAGCGCTCCTCAAAAGAGtgggcaacaacagcaacgggGGGAGCAAAAAAAGATCAAGAAACGAGAACCAGGTTTCCACCTTTTTTATGGGGGCCCCCAGCTTGAGTCCAACTGGAAGACCAAGAGCAACAGCAAGTCGAAGTTCCAGCACCACCTCGCCCCACCAAAGGCTTCAATCATTTAATAAGCGCTGCCTGCCAGGTTGTTGCTTGTTTGGGCCACGACAAAAGAAGCCTTCCGCCATGTTATTAACTTATTCATAACAATAACGAGAGCAGCACGGATACTGAACGACGGACGGGGCAacacctcctcctcgtcctcctcctcctcctcttcctcctcgtAGTCCACATCCTCCTGTTGCCCCTCCAGTTGTGTGGGATATAAATTCAGTCGTTGCTGGGCTATTTCCACAGAGACATCTCAAAGAGAACTCTACCAAGCCTTGCACCGATCTATACAAATCGTAGATCTCTGCCAGGCTTGGTAGTGTATCTCTACAGGATCTCATGCCTAACTACTTTGGCTGATCTTGGAGCAGGATCCTATCCGGCTAAGGACGGGGCAGGCTAGCGCAGAACATGAGACTCTGTCTTCTTTCTGGCGATGGCAGTGGAGTTGGAGCCGGCATTGGACCTGACTGCTTTCGGGGTGTGGAGTTTTCAACTTGGAGGATTTGGCAAAAGGTCCGGGTCACGACGAGATTATTCTGTGGGGGATAGCTCATCAAAAGGTCGTCCAGTCAGCCGGATTGCAGTACTCACCTTTCGGGATTGTGGGGACAGATTTATCTTGGACCTACCCACCAGACGACCCATTTCACAACCCATTCTGCCCAACGGACTGACCCTAGAATCTGCATTCGCCTGGTCCTCCTCCGTTTGACGCCGCTGATGGAGCAGCCACTGCGTCCTGGGATCCTTCAAGAAATCATCGTTGTGGATGAGACGGTCCAGCTCGGCAATGCCGCGACACAATCTCCGGTGGTGGGTCAAACAGCGAGCCAATCCCGCGTTCACCCTGCTGATCACTGACGAATTTGGCATCCTATTGCAACGAGATGGGGAATGTGTTGACttcaaagaaaaaaaacaatagttGTGGGGCTCGCAAGGGCTCCTTTCGAACGTTCTCAGCACGGCCTCCCTGATTCGGTGGGGGGTGGGGTTGGTTTGGTTGTAGCTCCAGCATATTTGAGTTGTGAGTGTGCCGAGCGTTTTGGCAGTTCATCAATCAAACGCACCGTCGCCACAATGTCGATGATGAGTTATGATCTGCACAGAAAGCGCTCCCAAGAAAGAAGCAGGACAAGTCGGCGATATGTGTGCCTGATGTAGGGTTGATCTGCTGGGCAGAAGGATTCATTACGCTGATTGCTGTGGCAGTAATAAAATCTTATTGTCTTAATAATTCGAGTGCTTAAATTTCGAACACAATGCCGGTAAACGGATTTGCGAGATGCTCGAGAGAACAGGACTCTGGATGCCCTAATTGCTGGCACTCAACGGGGAgaaatgcgtgtgtgtgttaaaGTCACGACTTATCAGACAATAAAAGGGAAGCCAAGTAGTGAGCGACACTTGATCTTTCCTCCATCCTAGACCCttattcccatttcccattcccaaATTCCAGTGCCTATCACCTaccta
This Drosophila simulans strain w501 chromosome X, Prin_Dsim_3.1, whole genome shotgun sequence DNA region includes the following protein-coding sequences:
- the LOC6740197 gene encoding uncharacterized protein LOC6740197, producing the protein MPNSSVISRVNAGLARCLTHHRRLCRGIAELDRLIHNDDFLKDPRTQWLLHQRRQTEEDQANADSRVSPLGRMGCEMGRLVGRSKINLSPQSRKNNLVVTRTFCQILQVENSTPRKQSGPMPAPTPLPSPERRQSLMFCASLPRP